A window of Cryptomeria japonica chromosome 3, Sugi_1.0, whole genome shotgun sequence contains these coding sequences:
- the LOC131027819 gene encoding leucine-rich repeat protein 2, whose protein sequence is MAATSTSMFIVLYFVVGGFVVCNLLSNRCNADAEVDALIDFKNQLQDPQNAMENWDPNLVNACTFYNIICDGDNHVTTVNLPLNDLSGPLSPRIADLPNLQYLYLYGNSLTGSLPPSLGNLNNLIALRLFNNKLSGEIPSSLGQLSKLNFLDLSNNQLSGPVPRDGVLSKFGFDSFKGNPDLCGDVVNKGC, encoded by the exons ATGGCTGCTACATCAACATCTATGTTCATTGTTCTGTACTTTGTGGTAGGAGGATTTGTTGTATGCAACCTTCTTTCCAATCGATGCAATGCCGATGCAGAAGTAGATGCACTAATAGATTTCAAGAATCAGTTACAAGACCCACAAAATGCTATGGAAAACTGGGACCCGAATCTGGTAAATGCCTGTACATTTTATAATATCATATGTGATGGCGACAATCATGTAACGACTGT TAATTTGCCATTAAATGACCTTTCTGGTCCCCTCTCACCACGGATCGCTGATCTTCCCAACTTACAATACCT GTATTTATATGGCAATTCATTGACTGGAAGCTTGCCACCAAGTTTGGGGAACTTAAATAATCTCATTGCCCTTAGACTTTTTAACAACAAGTTAAGTGGAGAAATTCCCAGCTCACTTGGCCAACTCTCCAAACTTAatttcct AGATCTCTCAAACAATCAACTCAGTGGCCCTGTTCCAAGAGATGGAGTGTTATCAAAATTTGGATTTGATAG TTTTAAGGGCAATCCAGACCTTTGCGGTGATGTTGTCAACAAGGGATGCTAA